A genome region from Candidatus Eisenbacteria bacterium includes the following:
- a CDS encoding glycogen-binding domain-containing protein, with amino-acid sequence MRCGRRTAAAIGTALAAALLLGGCFELNFIKRRLPPPYPVDGGILFQFEAPSAQRVQLAGSWPDNDWLRGRAETGSYLIGLMEDPDGDGIWTIVVDLESGRYQYKFVIDEKTWKEDPNNPQRVDDGYGGNNSLLIVDR; translated from the coding sequence ATGCGGTGCGGAAGAAGAACGGCGGCGGCGATCGGGACGGCCCTGGCGGCGGCCCTGCTGCTGGGCGGTTGTTTTGAGTTGAACTTCATCAAACGGCGGTTACCCCCTCCCTACCCCGTGGACGGAGGGATTCTCTTTCAGTTCGAGGCGCCCTCGGCCCAGCGGGTACAGCTCGCCGGCAGCTGGCCGGACAACGACTGGCTCCGGGGACGGGCGGAGACCGGCAGCTACCTGATCGGGCTCATGGAGGACCCGGACGGGGACGGCATCTGGACGATCGTGGTCGATCTCGAGTCGGGAAGATACCAATACAAGTTCGTGATCGATGAAAAAACCTGGAAAGAAGATCCCAACAACCCGCAAAGGGTTGACGACGGATACGGGGGCAATAACTCCCTCCTGATCGTGGATCGCTAA